The stretch of DNA CTAACGTTTCATCAGGTAGTCCGATAATTGTATTAACAGTTACATTTATCCCAAATGAATTTAAGTTAGTGACAGTTTCCTCTATTTTTTTATAATCGTTCCGTCTCTTAATCAGTTTTAATGTGCCTAAATGTATTGATTGTAGACCAAGTTCCACGGATTTGAAATTAGCCTTTTTCATTAGAAGAATTTCTTCAAATGATAAATTTTCAGGTTTTATTTCTGCATGAATAGTCCAGTCTAAATCTAGACTTATTAAATGTTCTAGCACTTCAATCGTTCTTAAGGGACTTAAATTGAATGTACCATCCAAAAAGTCTATATGTTTAGGTCTATATTTTGCGAAAAAATCTAGATCATCCTTGATTCTTGACATTGATAAACTCCGATATGATTTATGGCCCTGATCACAAAAAGAGCAGTTAAAGGGGCACCCCCGTGAGGTTTCATATTGAATACTTCCGTTTATTAATGATTCTTCTAAAACTTCCTTAGATACTATATATGGATTTGGTAAATAATCAATTTCACCTTTCTTGACTACTTGAGGAATGAATGAACTAACTTTTCCATCCTCAATACAAACAACTCCATTCGTAGGTTTTATTGAACCATAAGATATTATAGACTGAACTATTTTTAAGAATGGCTCTTCCCCTTCACCCACTACAATCGCATCTAATATGCCAGTTAATAAAAGATCATTTAATCGTTGATTTTTATAATCACTATGTGGACCCCCAATTACAATTCTTGCATTAGTCATTTTCATTTTTAAATCTCTTATAATATTTAAAATGCTCTCATCGTTCCATATATAGTGAGAAGCACCTATTAAATCTGGATTGTAGTTTTCAATTGTATTTAATATTGTTTCCGGATCTGATTCATGATTAAAGCTAAAGATTTTAACATCTATATTTAAGGAGTAGTTTTCTTTGTAATAATCGAGATAGGTCTTTATTGTCCAAATACCATATGGCGGTAAATTAAAATCTTTTGCATTAATAGTAAACAAACATATTCTCAAATCATCACTCCCATTAGTATAAAAATTGGAGCAACAGTAACTGTTGCTCCAATTTTTGAAATACTTTCTGCACCGCGTGCAGCTTCCAGCGAGCGGTGGGGCAGTACGCACTGGCAGTTAACCACTATTCAGAAGTTGACCAGTTTAACCCTTGAAGTGCTGCTCGTCCTTCAAATGTTCCTTCAGCATCTCTTAATTGATTCATAAGTTCTTCCAAGTGACTTTCATTAACATTTAAATTTTTATTTTCCTCCATTTTTTTCACCACCTTTATTGGATTATTATTTGGTAGCAAAAACCACCTAATCCTTTTTTATTGTAATGGAATAAATCAATATGTCAACCATAATATATAAAACATTTCAATCATTTTACTATTTTGTTTTTTTCCACAACTGAATTAAAGTTATATTTTCACGTCTGTTGATTAACCACTAAATGGTAGAAAAAGAGCCGATAACCTGGTAAAATGTTTGTACCCTTACAAACAAACCGAAAAGTGACGACTCCATGAAAAAGTCTGCCACGATCCAGTTTATCCTTCAATCCATACTGACACCGGAAGAAGTAGAATCTGTTATGAAAAGTGTTGGGTATGAAGATAAAGCCCGTAAGTTTACAGTGAATCATCTGTTGCACTATTGGTGTATGGCCGCCTTCGAAGAATGGCCTGGCTATCATTCCGGAGCAGATCGCGCCACGAGCAGCGGGTTGACCGAATTCTATTCTTCTTCTTTTTCGGG from Paenibacillus sophorae encodes:
- a CDS encoding B12-binding domain-containing radical SAM protein produces the protein MRICLFTINAKDFNLPPYGIWTIKTYLDYYKENYSLNIDVKIFSFNHESDPETILNTIENYNPDLIGASHYIWNDESILNIIRDLKMKMTNARIVIGGPHSDYKNQRLNDLLLTGILDAIVVGEGEEPFLKIVQSIISYGSIKPTNGVVCIEDGKVSSFIPQVVKKGEIDYLPNPYIVSKEVLEESLINGSIQYETSRGCPFNCSFCDQGHKSYRSLSMSRIKDDLDFFAKYRPKHIDFLDGTFNLSPLRTIEVLEHLISLDLDWTIHAEIKPENLSFEEILLMKKANFKSVELGLQSIHLGTLKLIKRRNDYKKIEETVTNLNSFGINVTVNTIIGLPDETLENWFETLDYCFNIGKVQIVSNLLKLLPNTILFDQIERFQYEYRIDNFNSIIKSKHFSEQDIKYALIINRIVDLFWNKNNMPDYIKNIVQNLYSNKFHLLLIDISNILLDKNHKIEIKKNFQFLVIIKLLQNHKENNKYVSDLILEVEQEYLSGGNNIVNR